Proteins from a single region of Streptomyces spinoverrucosus:
- a CDS encoding response regulator transcription factor, whose amino-acid sequence MASVLVVEDDQFVRSALIRHLTDASHTVRSVGTALEALREVAHFRFDVVILDLGLPDLDGSEALKMLRGITDVPVIIATARDDEAEVVRLLNAGADDYLTKPFSVEHLSARIAAVLRRSRAAAGEAPPSPVLRVGGLTVDPLRRQAELDGVRLDLTRREFDLLAFLAGRPGVVVSRRELLAEVWQQSYGDDQTIDVHLSWLRRKLGETAARPRYLHTLRGVGVKLEPPGAEARP is encoded by the coding sequence ATGGCAAGTGTGCTCGTGGTCGAGGACGACCAGTTCGTACGCTCGGCGCTCATCCGGCATCTGACCGACGCCTCGCACACCGTGCGCAGCGTCGGTACGGCACTGGAGGCGCTGCGCGAGGTCGCCCATTTCCGCTTCGACGTGGTCATCCTGGACCTCGGCCTGCCCGACCTGGACGGGTCCGAGGCTCTGAAGATGCTGCGCGGCATCACGGACGTACCGGTGATCATCGCCACCGCCCGGGACGACGAGGCGGAGGTAGTGCGGCTGTTGAACGCCGGTGCGGACGACTATCTGACCAAGCCGTTCTCCGTAGAGCACCTCTCCGCCCGGATCGCCGCGGTCCTGCGCCGCTCCCGCGCGGCCGCGGGCGAGGCTCCGCCGTCCCCGGTGCTCCGGGTCGGCGGACTGACGGTGGACCCGCTGCGGCGCCAGGCCGAGCTGGACGGCGTACGACTGGACCTCACCCGGCGCGAGTTCGACCTGCTGGCCTTCCTGGCCGGGCGGCCCGGAGTCGTCGTCTCGCGCCGGGAGCTGCTCGCCGAGGTGTGGCAGCAGTCGTACGGCGACGACCAGACCATCGACGTCCATCTGTCCTGGCTGCGACGGAAACTGGGCGAAACGGCCGCCCGGCCGCGCTATCTGCACACCCTGCGCGGTGTCGGTGTGAAGCTGGAGCCGCCGGGAGCGGAGGCGCGGCCATGA